The window AATTGGAAAACTATCTCAACTTCAATCGCTTTCATTGAATTCCAATTTCTTAAACGGTGACATTCCAGGAGAATTAGGCAAGTGTTCCAGGCTTACACAGCTTGAACTGTTTGATAACCAGCTTTCTGGAAAACTTCCTGAAGAAATAGGACAATTGGAAGCTCTTCAGAATTTTCGTGCAGGTGGGAATGCAGGGATTCATGGTGAAATCCCGATGCAGATATCAAACTGCAAAGGGCTACTCTATTTGGGTCTTGCAGAGACCGGGATTTCAGGACGGATTCCAACTAGTTTAGGACAACTGAAGCATCTCAAGACTCTTTCAGTGTATACAGCTAACCTCTCTGGTACAATTCCACCAGAAATTGGTAACTGTTCAGCCTTACAACATATTTTTCTGTATGGAAATCAACTGTCAGGAACAATTCCTCAAGAATTGGCTTCGCTCAAAAACCTCAAGAGGCTATATTTGTGGCATAACAACCTAACTGGAAACATTCCAGAAGCTCTGGGAAATTGCTCCAGTTTGAACATTCTTGATCTCTCAATGAATTCTCTTACTGGTGCCATTCCTGAGTCGCTCGCCAACTTAGTTGAGTTGGAGGAACTTTCTTTGTCTTATAATCACTTTTCAGGAGAAATCCCGTCTTTTATTGGAAACTTATCTCGTCTCAAAGAGCTTGAACTGGATAACAACAGATTTTCCAGCCAGATTCCAGCTTCCATTGGACAGCTCAAGGAGCTCTTGCTGTTATTTGCCTGGCAAAACCACCTCCATGGTAGCATACCTCCTGAGCTTGGAAACTGCCAGAAACTTCAAATATTGGATCTTTCTCACAACTCCCTTAATGGGTCAGTTCCTCATTCTCTCTTTCATCTCAATAACTTAACTGGGATGATGCTGTTATCCAATGGATTTTCCAGTGGAATTCCATCTGATATCGGCAAATGCACTAGTTTGGTCCGTTTTCGAATAGGATCAAACAACTTTACTGGTCATATTCCATCAGAAATAGGATCGCTTAAAAGCTTGAGCTTCCTTGAGTTGTCTGATAATCAACTTTATGGTGAAATTCCTCCTGAAATTGGGAATTGCTTTCAACTAGAAATGCTTGATTTACATGGAAATAGGCTCCAAGGAATGATTCCAAAAACTCTTGAATTTCTTGTTAATTTAAACGTTTTAGACCTCTCAATCAATAGTTTAACAGGTACTATCCCTGATAACTTAGGCAAGCTTACATCTCTAAACAAACTGGTAATCAGTGAAAACCGCATTACTGGTTTGATTCCCAAGTCACTTGGCTTCTGTAAGGATCTACAGTTGTTAGATATTAGCTGCAACAGACTCGCAGGTCCAATCCCAACTGAGATTGGTCAGTTGCAGGGACTAGACATCCTCTTGAACTTGAGCAGGAATGCTCTTACTGGTCCAATTCCCGAAAGCTTTTCAAACCTCTCAAAACTTGCCAATTTAGACCTCTCTCATAACAAACTCAAAGGAGCACTCACCATTCTGGGTACTCTTGACAATCTTGTTTCACTTGATATCTCATACAACCAACTTTCAGGTCTTCTTCCTGATACTAAGTTCTTCCATGATCTTCCTGCTACTGCATATGCTGGAAATTCAGAGCTCTGCGGAAACAGAAACAAGTGCCCCTTGAGTGGAAATCACCATGGCAACATCTCCACCCGTAACCTTATTGTGTGTACTCTTCTCAGTCTAACAATAACCTCGTTG of the Euphorbia lathyris chromosome 7, ddEupLath1.1, whole genome shotgun sequence genome contains:
- the LOC136235211 gene encoding LRR receptor-like serine/threonine-protein kinase RGI2; this translates as MMSSNAITIFLLFLNISLIPAISALNQEGHSLLSWLSTFNSSSSSSSATFFSSWDSTHLNPCKWEYVKCSRDGFVSEITIDSIKLPTDFPTQFLSFNHLTTLVLSNGNLTGQIPPAIGNLTSLITLNLSFNALIGNIPPEIGKLSQLQSLSLNSNFLNGDIPGELGKCSRLTQLELFDNQLSGKLPEEIGQLEALQNFRAGGNAGIHGEIPMQISNCKGLLYLGLAETGISGRIPTSLGQLKHLKTLSVYTANLSGTIPPEIGNCSALQHIFLYGNQLSGTIPQELASLKNLKRLYLWHNNLTGNIPEALGNCSSLNILDLSMNSLTGAIPESLANLVELEELSLSYNHFSGEIPSFIGNLSRLKELELDNNRFSSQIPASIGQLKELLLLFAWQNHLHGSIPPELGNCQKLQILDLSHNSLNGSVPHSLFHLNNLTGMMLLSNGFSSGIPSDIGKCTSLVRFRIGSNNFTGHIPSEIGSLKSLSFLELSDNQLYGEIPPEIGNCFQLEMLDLHGNRLQGMIPKTLEFLVNLNVLDLSINSLTGTIPDNLGKLTSLNKLVISENRITGLIPKSLGFCKDLQLLDISCNRLAGPIPTEIGQLQGLDILLNLSRNALTGPIPESFSNLSKLANLDLSHNKLKGALTILGTLDNLVSLDISYNQLSGLLPDTKFFHDLPATAYAGNSELCGNRNKCPLSGNHHGNISTRNLIVCTLLSLTITSLVVLLGMLLFIRIRRAAYEKNEENTFQWQFTPFQKLNFSVNDVVTKLSDSNIIGKGGSGIVYRVETPLKHVIAVKKLWPVKNGEVPERDWFAAEVTALGSIRHKNIVRLLGCCNNGKTRLLLFDYISNGSLAGLLHEKKVYLDWDARYKIILGAAHGLSYLHHDCIPSIVHRDIKANNILVGPQFEAFLADFGLAKLVHSAECSEVSHTVAGSYGYIAPEYGYSFRITEKSDVYSYGVVLLEVLTGKEPTDNRIPEGEHIVNWVNKELRERKREFTTIIDQQLLLQSGTQLQEMLQVLGVALLCVNPTPEDRPAMKDVTAMLDGIRHENEDFEKSHCQPESTNKKAQLHSSSFSRSSEPLIRSPS